A region from the Branchiostoma lanceolatum isolate klBraLanc5 chromosome 2, klBraLanc5.hap2, whole genome shotgun sequence genome encodes:
- the LOC136427974 gene encoding laminin subunit gamma-1-like isoform X5, with protein MPSPPCLHTSLPMATLLLVIMLFSAVARSQRPCPDPASQFQCGDGQCIDRRWVCDRRPDCPDYADETGCPDMAQSMPQACGSSQFTCRSGQCVPAAGVCNGRPDCADRSDEVGCGRSTCNGHSNVRDPATGYCLNCQHNTRGNNCEHCAEGYTGNARGGTAYDCQPEQKIQCYCYRHASSCDSNGRCEGCQHNTYGEHCENCLPGYRGDPKKGTPYDCQVDRASDQQQPPSYSCNCHGHARACDSYGRCLDCQHNTMGYRCETCKPGYTGDATRGSALDCQAQSPPCNCYRHAYNCDQYGRCVNCLHNTDGKNCERCKVGYQGDAKRGTPQDCQRISPPAPAPPPARTYQCYCYGHSNQCDQYGRCQNCRHNTYGSRCENCLPGYQGDAKTGLTNSCTPVSPPGPAPAPARAPAPAAPPAQQQPSRRQCYCYGHSNQCDANGRCINCMHNTEGPNCERCREGYAGEARRGTPYDCLLVEDCRCYGHADECDASGRCLSCKHNTMGDHCEKCLPGYTGDPRYSTPGDCSAIVPCSCNGHSDACDAEGICLNCKHNTQGDQCEMCADGYRGDSTRGTPNDCHWAFEPCDCYGHSTECDSRGRCQNCDHNTYGDKCQYCKPGFTGDGRLGTPDDCQRVTSPIDRVPCFCNRHSDVCDNFGRCLYCQHNTEGDQCERCVMGYFGDATEGTAADCKMLVPCMCHQHANDCDEMGRCIGCLHNTEGDKCERCKEGFVGDATEGTPDDCRPTIPCKCNGHANDCDANGKCMNCLHNTRGEFCELCNIGFYGDPSSGDVDACKECPCPLTTRENRFAETCFLDSDNKPTCRNCRRGHQGRDCGKCKPGYMGNPFVMNGGCVRRPSGFRSQPRRIPVRIIP; from the exons ACATGGCCCAGTCGATGCCGCAGGCCTGCGGGTCGTCCCAGTTCACCTGCCGCTCGGGACAGTGCGTCCCCGCCGCCGGAGTCTGCAACGGCCGGCCGGACTGCGCAGACAGGTCGGACGAGGTCGGATGCG GTAGATCCACCTGTAACGGCCACTCCAACGTCCGCGACCCGGCCACAGGATACTGCCTA AATTGTCAACACAACACACGAGGAAACAACTGCGAGCACTGTGCGGAGGGATACACGGGGAACGCGCGTGGAGGGACTGCCTACGACTGTCAGCCCGAACAGAAGATACAGTGTTACTGCTACAGACACGCCTCCAGCTGCGACTCAAACGGAAGATGCGAG GGCTGCCAGCACAACACGTACGGTGAACACTGTGAGAACTGTTTACCCGGTTACCGTGGCGACCCGAAGAAGGGCACGCCGTACGACTGCCAGGTGGACCGCGCGTCTGACCAGCAGCAGCCGCCCTCCTACAGCTGTAACTGCCACGGCCACGCCCGAGCCTGCGACTCCTACGGAAGGTGCTTG GACTGCCAGCACAACACGATGGGTTACCGGTGCGAGACGTGTAAGCCCGGGTACACGGGAGACGCCACTCGCGGGTCCGCGCTAGACTGCCAGGCACAGAGCCCGCCATGTAACTGTTACCGACACGCTTACAACTGCGACCAGTACGGCAGATGTGTG AACTGCCTCCACAACACGGACGGTAAAAACTGCGAGCGGTGCAAAGTCGGTTACCAAGGAGACGCGAAGAGGGGCACGCCCCAGGACTGTCAGAGGATCTCCCCTCCTGCCCCAGCCCCGCCCCCCGCCAGGACGTACCAGTGTTACTGTTACGGACACTCTAACCAGTGCGACCAGTATGGCCGCTGTCAG AACTGTCGCCACAACACTTACGGGTCTCGCTGTGAGAATTGTCTGCCCGGGTACCAAGGCGACGCGAAGACCGGCCTGACCAACTCCTGTACGCCCGTGTCGCCCCCCGGCCCTGCCCCGGCCCCCGCCCGGGCCCCGGCTCCTGCTGCCCCGCCTGCACAGCAGCAGCCTTCCCGAAGACAGTGCTACTGCTACGGGCATTCCAACCAGTGCGACGCCAACGGACGCTGCATT AACTGTATGCACAACACGGAGGGTCCGAACTGTGAGCGGTGCCGGGAAGGGTACGCGGGAGAAGCGCGGCGGGGCACGCCGTACGACTGTCTCCTGGTGGAGGACTGCAGGTGTTACGGACACGCCGACGAGTGTGACGCCTCGGGAAGGTGTTTG AGCTGCAAACACAACACGATGGGTGACCACTGCGAGAAGTGCCTGCCTGGATACACGGGAGACCCCCGCTACAGCACCCCGGGAGACTGCAGCGCCATCGTGCCCTGCTCCTGCAACGGACACTCTGACGCCTGCGACGCCGAAGGAATATGCCTG AACTGCAAGCACAACACGCAGGGTGACCAGTGCGAGATGTGCGCGGACGGGTACAGGGGTGACTCCACCAGGGGAACGCCTAACGACTGCCACTGGGCATTCGAGCCCTGCGACTGCTACGGACACTCCACCGAATGTGATTCCAGGGGACGATGTCAG AACTGTGATCACAACACGTACGGCGACAAGTGCCAGTACTGCAAGCCCGGGTTTACCGGTGACGGCCGGTTGGGCACGCCTGACGACTGCCAGCGGGTGACGTCACCCATCGATAGGGTCCCCTGCTTCTGCAACCGCCACTCCGACGTCTGTGACAACTTCGGACGGTGCCTT TACTGCCAGCACAACACAGAGGGCGACCAGTGCGAGCGGTGTGTGATGGGGTACTTCGGTGACGCCACGGAAGGCACGGCGGCAGACTGCAAGATGCTGGTGCCCTGCATGTGCCACCAGCACGCCAACGACTGCGACGAGATGGGCAGATGCATA GGTTGTCTCCACAACACAGAAGGAGATAAGTGCGAGAGGTGTAAGGAGGGGTTCGTGGGAGACGCTACCGAAGGCACGCCTGATGACTGCCGGCCCACTATCCCCTGCAAATGTAACGGGCACGCCAATGACTGCGACGCTAATGGAAAATGTATG aACTGCCTCCACAATACCCGGGGAGAGTTCTGTGAGCTGTGTAACATCGGTTTTTACGGCGACCCGTCCAGCGGAGATGTGGACGCCTGTAAAGAATGTCCCTGTCCGCTCACAACCAGGGAAAACAG GTTTGCCGAAACCTGTTTCCTAGACAGCGACaacaaacctacatgtagaaaTTGTAGAAGAGGACATCAAGGTCGAGACTGCGGAAA ATGTAAGCCCGGCTATATGGGGAACCCGTTCGTCATGAACGGAGGCTGTGTCCGGAGACCGTCAG GGTTTAGGTCCCAACCGAGAAGAATACCAGTACGAATCATCCCATGA
- the LOC136427974 gene encoding laminin subunit gamma-1-like isoform X3: protein MPSPPCLHTSLPMATLLLVIMLFSAVARSQRPCPDPASQFQCGDGQCIDRRWVCDRRPDCPDYADETGCPDMAQSMPQACGSSQFTCRSGQCVPAAGVCNGRPDCADRSDEVGCGRSTCNGHSNVRDPATGYCLNCQHNTQGTQCEFCSPGYYGDARRGTPNDCRPLPGQTGAVITRRVSRPCNCHRHAYMCDSQGNCMNCQHNTRGNNCEHCAEGYTGNARGGTAYDCQPEQKIQCYCYRHASSCDSNGRCEGCQHNTYGEHCENCLPGYRGDPKKGTPYDCQVDRASDQQQPPSYSCNCHGHARACDSYGRCLDCQHNTMGYRCETCKPGYTGDATRGSALDCQAQSPPCNCYRHAYNCDQYGRCVNCLHNTDGKNCERCKVGYQGDAKRGTPQDCQRISPPAPAPPPARTYQCYCYGHSNQCDQYGRCQNCRHNTYGSRCENCLPGYQGDAKTGLTNSCTPVSPPGPAPAPARAPAPAAPPAQQQPSRRQCYCYGHSNQCDANGRCINCMHNTEGPNCERCREGYAGEARRGTPYDCLLVEDCRCYGHADECDASGRCLSCKHNTMGDHCEKCLPGYTGDPRYSTPGDCSAIVPCSCNGHSDACDAEGICLNCKHNTQGDQCEMCADGYRGDSTRGTPNDCHWAFEPCDCYGHSTECDSRGRCQNCDHNTYGDKCQYCKPGFTGDGRLGTPDDCQRVTSPIDRVPCFCNRHSDVCDNFGRCLYCQHNTEGDQCERCVMGYFGDATEGTAADCKMLVPCMCHQHANDCDEMGRCIGCLHNTEGDKCERCKEGFVGDATEGTPDDCRPTIPCKCNGHANDCDANGKCMNCLHNTRGEFCELCNIGFYGDPSSGDVDACKECPCPLTTRENRFAETCFLDSDNKPTCRNCRRGHQGRDCGKCKPGYMGNPFVMNGGCVRRPSGFRSQPRRIPVRIIP, encoded by the exons ACATGGCCCAGTCGATGCCGCAGGCCTGCGGGTCGTCCCAGTTCACCTGCCGCTCGGGACAGTGCGTCCCCGCCGCCGGAGTCTGCAACGGCCGGCCGGACTGCGCAGACAGGTCGGACGAGGTCGGATGCG GTAGATCCACCTGTAACGGCCACTCCAACGTCCGCGACCCGGCCACAGGATACTGCCTA AACTGTCAGCACAACACGCAAGGGACTCAGTGTGAATTCTGCTCCCCCGGTTACTATGGAGACGCTCGCAGGGGCACGCCCAACGACTGCCGGCCGCTGCCTGGTCAGACGGGCGCTGTTATCACACGCCGGGTGTCCAGGCCATGTAACTGTCACAGGCACGCCTACATGTGCGATTCTCAGGGAAACTGCATG AATTGTCAACACAACACACGAGGAAACAACTGCGAGCACTGTGCGGAGGGATACACGGGGAACGCGCGTGGAGGGACTGCCTACGACTGTCAGCCCGAACAGAAGATACAGTGTTACTGCTACAGACACGCCTCCAGCTGCGACTCAAACGGAAGATGCGAG GGCTGCCAGCACAACACGTACGGTGAACACTGTGAGAACTGTTTACCCGGTTACCGTGGCGACCCGAAGAAGGGCACGCCGTACGACTGCCAGGTGGACCGCGCGTCTGACCAGCAGCAGCCGCCCTCCTACAGCTGTAACTGCCACGGCCACGCCCGAGCCTGCGACTCCTACGGAAGGTGCTTG GACTGCCAGCACAACACGATGGGTTACCGGTGCGAGACGTGTAAGCCCGGGTACACGGGAGACGCCACTCGCGGGTCCGCGCTAGACTGCCAGGCACAGAGCCCGCCATGTAACTGTTACCGACACGCTTACAACTGCGACCAGTACGGCAGATGTGTG AACTGCCTCCACAACACGGACGGTAAAAACTGCGAGCGGTGCAAAGTCGGTTACCAAGGAGACGCGAAGAGGGGCACGCCCCAGGACTGTCAGAGGATCTCCCCTCCTGCCCCAGCCCCGCCCCCCGCCAGGACGTACCAGTGTTACTGTTACGGACACTCTAACCAGTGCGACCAGTATGGCCGCTGTCAG AACTGTCGCCACAACACTTACGGGTCTCGCTGTGAGAATTGTCTGCCCGGGTACCAAGGCGACGCGAAGACCGGCCTGACCAACTCCTGTACGCCCGTGTCGCCCCCCGGCCCTGCCCCGGCCCCCGCCCGGGCCCCGGCTCCTGCTGCCCCGCCTGCACAGCAGCAGCCTTCCCGAAGACAGTGCTACTGCTACGGGCATTCCAACCAGTGCGACGCCAACGGACGCTGCATT AACTGTATGCACAACACGGAGGGTCCGAACTGTGAGCGGTGCCGGGAAGGGTACGCGGGAGAAGCGCGGCGGGGCACGCCGTACGACTGTCTCCTGGTGGAGGACTGCAGGTGTTACGGACACGCCGACGAGTGTGACGCCTCGGGAAGGTGTTTG AGCTGCAAACACAACACGATGGGTGACCACTGCGAGAAGTGCCTGCCTGGATACACGGGAGACCCCCGCTACAGCACCCCGGGAGACTGCAGCGCCATCGTGCCCTGCTCCTGCAACGGACACTCTGACGCCTGCGACGCCGAAGGAATATGCCTG AACTGCAAGCACAACACGCAGGGTGACCAGTGCGAGATGTGCGCGGACGGGTACAGGGGTGACTCCACCAGGGGAACGCCTAACGACTGCCACTGGGCATTCGAGCCCTGCGACTGCTACGGACACTCCACCGAATGTGATTCCAGGGGACGATGTCAG AACTGTGATCACAACACGTACGGCGACAAGTGCCAGTACTGCAAGCCCGGGTTTACCGGTGACGGCCGGTTGGGCACGCCTGACGACTGCCAGCGGGTGACGTCACCCATCGATAGGGTCCCCTGCTTCTGCAACCGCCACTCCGACGTCTGTGACAACTTCGGACGGTGCCTT TACTGCCAGCACAACACAGAGGGCGACCAGTGCGAGCGGTGTGTGATGGGGTACTTCGGTGACGCCACGGAAGGCACGGCGGCAGACTGCAAGATGCTGGTGCCCTGCATGTGCCACCAGCACGCCAACGACTGCGACGAGATGGGCAGATGCATA GGTTGTCTCCACAACACAGAAGGAGATAAGTGCGAGAGGTGTAAGGAGGGGTTCGTGGGAGACGCTACCGAAGGCACGCCTGATGACTGCCGGCCCACTATCCCCTGCAAATGTAACGGGCACGCCAATGACTGCGACGCTAATGGAAAATGTATG aACTGCCTCCACAATACCCGGGGAGAGTTCTGTGAGCTGTGTAACATCGGTTTTTACGGCGACCCGTCCAGCGGAGATGTGGACGCCTGTAAAGAATGTCCCTGTCCGCTCACAACCAGGGAAAACAG GTTTGCCGAAACCTGTTTCCTAGACAGCGACaacaaacctacatgtagaaaTTGTAGAAGAGGACATCAAGGTCGAGACTGCGGAAA ATGTAAGCCCGGCTATATGGGGAACCCGTTCGTCATGAACGGAGGCTGTGTCCGGAGACCGTCAG GGTTTAGGTCCCAACCGAGAAGAATACCAGTACGAATCATCCCATGA
- the LOC136427974 gene encoding laminin subunit gamma-1-like isoform X6 — translation MRSTCNGHSNVRDPATGYCLNCQHNTRGNNCEHCAEGYTGNARGGTAYDCQPEQKIQCYCYRHASSCDSNGRCEGCQHNTYGEHCENCLPGYRGDPKKGTPYDCQVDRASDQQQPPSYSCNCHGHARACDSYGRCLDCQHNTMGYRCETCKPGYTGDATRGSALDCQAQSPPCNCYRHAYNCDQYGRCVNCLHNTDGKNCERCKVGYQGDAKRGTPQDCQRISPPAPAPPPARTYQCYCYGHSNQCDQYGRCQNCRHNTYGSRCENCLPGYQGDAKTGLTNSCTPVSPPGPAPAPARAPAPAAPPAQQQPSRRQCYCYGHSNQCDANGRCINCMHNTEGPNCERCREGYAGEARRGTPYDCLLVEDCRCYGHADECDASGRCLSCKHNTMGDHCEKCLPGYTGDPRYSTPGDCSAIVPCSCNGHSDACDAEGICLNCKHNTQGDQCEMCADGYRGDSTRGTPNDCHWAFEPCDCYGHSTECDSRGRCQNCDHNTYGDKCQYCKPGFTGDGRLGTPDDCQRVTSPIDRVPCFCNRHSDVCDNFGRCLYCQHNTEGDQCERCVMGYFGDATEGTAADCKMLVPCMCHQHANDCDEMGRCIGCLHNTEGDKCERCKEGFVGDATEGTPDDCRPTIPCKCNGHANDCDANGKCMNCLHNTRGEFCELCNIGFYGDPSSGDVDACKECPCPLTTRENRFAETCFLDSDNKPTCRNCRRGHQGRDCGKCKPGYMGNPFVMNGGCVRRPSGFRSQPRRIPVRIIP, via the exons ATGCG ATCCACCTGTAACGGCCACTCCAACGTCCGCGACCCGGCCACAGGATACTGCCTA AATTGTCAACACAACACACGAGGAAACAACTGCGAGCACTGTGCGGAGGGATACACGGGGAACGCGCGTGGAGGGACTGCCTACGACTGTCAGCCCGAACAGAAGATACAGTGTTACTGCTACAGACACGCCTCCAGCTGCGACTCAAACGGAAGATGCGAG GGCTGCCAGCACAACACGTACGGTGAACACTGTGAGAACTGTTTACCCGGTTACCGTGGCGACCCGAAGAAGGGCACGCCGTACGACTGCCAGGTGGACCGCGCGTCTGACCAGCAGCAGCCGCCCTCCTACAGCTGTAACTGCCACGGCCACGCCCGAGCCTGCGACTCCTACGGAAGGTGCTTG GACTGCCAGCACAACACGATGGGTTACCGGTGCGAGACGTGTAAGCCCGGGTACACGGGAGACGCCACTCGCGGGTCCGCGCTAGACTGCCAGGCACAGAGCCCGCCATGTAACTGTTACCGACACGCTTACAACTGCGACCAGTACGGCAGATGTGTG AACTGCCTCCACAACACGGACGGTAAAAACTGCGAGCGGTGCAAAGTCGGTTACCAAGGAGACGCGAAGAGGGGCACGCCCCAGGACTGTCAGAGGATCTCCCCTCCTGCCCCAGCCCCGCCCCCCGCCAGGACGTACCAGTGTTACTGTTACGGACACTCTAACCAGTGCGACCAGTATGGCCGCTGTCAG AACTGTCGCCACAACACTTACGGGTCTCGCTGTGAGAATTGTCTGCCCGGGTACCAAGGCGACGCGAAGACCGGCCTGACCAACTCCTGTACGCCCGTGTCGCCCCCCGGCCCTGCCCCGGCCCCCGCCCGGGCCCCGGCTCCTGCTGCCCCGCCTGCACAGCAGCAGCCTTCCCGAAGACAGTGCTACTGCTACGGGCATTCCAACCAGTGCGACGCCAACGGACGCTGCATT AACTGTATGCACAACACGGAGGGTCCGAACTGTGAGCGGTGCCGGGAAGGGTACGCGGGAGAAGCGCGGCGGGGCACGCCGTACGACTGTCTCCTGGTGGAGGACTGCAGGTGTTACGGACACGCCGACGAGTGTGACGCCTCGGGAAGGTGTTTG AGCTGCAAACACAACACGATGGGTGACCACTGCGAGAAGTGCCTGCCTGGATACACGGGAGACCCCCGCTACAGCACCCCGGGAGACTGCAGCGCCATCGTGCCCTGCTCCTGCAACGGACACTCTGACGCCTGCGACGCCGAAGGAATATGCCTG AACTGCAAGCACAACACGCAGGGTGACCAGTGCGAGATGTGCGCGGACGGGTACAGGGGTGACTCCACCAGGGGAACGCCTAACGACTGCCACTGGGCATTCGAGCCCTGCGACTGCTACGGACACTCCACCGAATGTGATTCCAGGGGACGATGTCAG AACTGTGATCACAACACGTACGGCGACAAGTGCCAGTACTGCAAGCCCGGGTTTACCGGTGACGGCCGGTTGGGCACGCCTGACGACTGCCAGCGGGTGACGTCACCCATCGATAGGGTCCCCTGCTTCTGCAACCGCCACTCCGACGTCTGTGACAACTTCGGACGGTGCCTT TACTGCCAGCACAACACAGAGGGCGACCAGTGCGAGCGGTGTGTGATGGGGTACTTCGGTGACGCCACGGAAGGCACGGCGGCAGACTGCAAGATGCTGGTGCCCTGCATGTGCCACCAGCACGCCAACGACTGCGACGAGATGGGCAGATGCATA GGTTGTCTCCACAACACAGAAGGAGATAAGTGCGAGAGGTGTAAGGAGGGGTTCGTGGGAGACGCTACCGAAGGCACGCCTGATGACTGCCGGCCCACTATCCCCTGCAAATGTAACGGGCACGCCAATGACTGCGACGCTAATGGAAAATGTATG aACTGCCTCCACAATACCCGGGGAGAGTTCTGTGAGCTGTGTAACATCGGTTTTTACGGCGACCCGTCCAGCGGAGATGTGGACGCCTGTAAAGAATGTCCCTGTCCGCTCACAACCAGGGAAAACAG GTTTGCCGAAACCTGTTTCCTAGACAGCGACaacaaacctacatgtagaaaTTGTAGAAGAGGACATCAAGGTCGAGACTGCGGAAA ATGTAAGCCCGGCTATATGGGGAACCCGTTCGTCATGAACGGAGGCTGTGTCCGGAGACCGTCAG GGTTTAGGTCCCAACCGAGAAGAATACCAGTACGAATCATCCCATGA
- the LOC136427974 gene encoding laminin subunit gamma-1-like isoform X1, producing MPSPPCLHTSLPMATLLLVIMLFSAVARSQRPCPDPASQFQCGDGQCIDRRWVCDRRPDCPDYADETGCPDMAQSMPQACGSSQFTCRSGQCVPAAGVCNGRPDCADRSDEVGCGRSTCNGHSNVRDPATGYCLNCQHNTQGTQCEFCSPGYYGDARRGTPNDCRPLPGQTGAVITRRVSRPCNCHRHAYMCDSQGNCMKCEHNTYGSQCQYCASGYYGDARRGTPNDCQPITDQSGARVSQQRVSRRCNCHGHAYQCDYIGRCLNCQHNTRGNNCEHCAEGYTGNARGGTAYDCQPEQKIQCYCYRHASSCDSNGRCEGCQHNTYGEHCENCLPGYRGDPKKGTPYDCQVDRASDQQQPPSYSCNCHGHARACDSYGRCLDCQHNTMGYRCETCKPGYTGDATRGSALDCQAQSPPCNCYRHAYNCDQYGRCVNCLHNTDGKNCERCKVGYQGDAKRGTPQDCQRISPPAPAPPPARTYQCYCYGHSNQCDQYGRCQNCRHNTYGSRCENCLPGYQGDAKTGLTNSCTPVSPPGPAPAPARAPAPAAPPAQQQPSRRQCYCYGHSNQCDANGRCINCMHNTEGPNCERCREGYAGEARRGTPYDCLLVEDCRCYGHADECDASGRCLSCKHNTMGDHCEKCLPGYTGDPRYSTPGDCSAIVPCSCNGHSDACDAEGICLNCKHNTQGDQCEMCADGYRGDSTRGTPNDCHWAFEPCDCYGHSTECDSRGRCQNCDHNTYGDKCQYCKPGFTGDGRLGTPDDCQRVTSPIDRVPCFCNRHSDVCDNFGRCLYCQHNTEGDQCERCVMGYFGDATEGTAADCKMLVPCMCHQHANDCDEMGRCIGCLHNTEGDKCERCKEGFVGDATEGTPDDCRPTIPCKCNGHANDCDANGKCMNCLHNTRGEFCELCNIGFYGDPSSGDVDACKECPCPLTTRENRFAETCFLDSDNKPTCRNCRRGHQGRDCGKCKPGYMGNPFVMNGGCVRRPSGFRSQPRRIPVRIIP from the exons ACATGGCCCAGTCGATGCCGCAGGCCTGCGGGTCGTCCCAGTTCACCTGCCGCTCGGGACAGTGCGTCCCCGCCGCCGGAGTCTGCAACGGCCGGCCGGACTGCGCAGACAGGTCGGACGAGGTCGGATGCG GTAGATCCACCTGTAACGGCCACTCCAACGTCCGCGACCCGGCCACAGGATACTGCCTA AACTGTCAGCACAACACGCAAGGGACTCAGTGTGAATTCTGCTCCCCCGGTTACTATGGAGACGCTCGCAGGGGCACGCCCAACGACTGCCGGCCGCTGCCTGGTCAGACGGGCGCTGTTATCACACGCCGGGTGTCCAGGCCATGTAACTGTCACAGGCACGCCTACATGTGCGATTCTCAGGGAAACTGCATG AAATGTGAACACAACACGTACGGCAGTCAGTGTCAATACTGCGCATCTGGTTACTATGGCGACGCACGGAGGGGCACGCCCAACGACTGCCAGCCGATAACCGACCAATCAGGTGCCCGCGTCAGTCAGCAACGGGTTTCCAGGCGATGTAACTGTCACGGGCATGCGTATCAGTGTGATTACATTGGCAGGTGCTTG AATTGTCAACACAACACACGAGGAAACAACTGCGAGCACTGTGCGGAGGGATACACGGGGAACGCGCGTGGAGGGACTGCCTACGACTGTCAGCCCGAACAGAAGATACAGTGTTACTGCTACAGACACGCCTCCAGCTGCGACTCAAACGGAAGATGCGAG GGCTGCCAGCACAACACGTACGGTGAACACTGTGAGAACTGTTTACCCGGTTACCGTGGCGACCCGAAGAAGGGCACGCCGTACGACTGCCAGGTGGACCGCGCGTCTGACCAGCAGCAGCCGCCCTCCTACAGCTGTAACTGCCACGGCCACGCCCGAGCCTGCGACTCCTACGGAAGGTGCTTG GACTGCCAGCACAACACGATGGGTTACCGGTGCGAGACGTGTAAGCCCGGGTACACGGGAGACGCCACTCGCGGGTCCGCGCTAGACTGCCAGGCACAGAGCCCGCCATGTAACTGTTACCGACACGCTTACAACTGCGACCAGTACGGCAGATGTGTG AACTGCCTCCACAACACGGACGGTAAAAACTGCGAGCGGTGCAAAGTCGGTTACCAAGGAGACGCGAAGAGGGGCACGCCCCAGGACTGTCAGAGGATCTCCCCTCCTGCCCCAGCCCCGCCCCCCGCCAGGACGTACCAGTGTTACTGTTACGGACACTCTAACCAGTGCGACCAGTATGGCCGCTGTCAG AACTGTCGCCACAACACTTACGGGTCTCGCTGTGAGAATTGTCTGCCCGGGTACCAAGGCGACGCGAAGACCGGCCTGACCAACTCCTGTACGCCCGTGTCGCCCCCCGGCCCTGCCCCGGCCCCCGCCCGGGCCCCGGCTCCTGCTGCCCCGCCTGCACAGCAGCAGCCTTCCCGAAGACAGTGCTACTGCTACGGGCATTCCAACCAGTGCGACGCCAACGGACGCTGCATT AACTGTATGCACAACACGGAGGGTCCGAACTGTGAGCGGTGCCGGGAAGGGTACGCGGGAGAAGCGCGGCGGGGCACGCCGTACGACTGTCTCCTGGTGGAGGACTGCAGGTGTTACGGACACGCCGACGAGTGTGACGCCTCGGGAAGGTGTTTG AGCTGCAAACACAACACGATGGGTGACCACTGCGAGAAGTGCCTGCCTGGATACACGGGAGACCCCCGCTACAGCACCCCGGGAGACTGCAGCGCCATCGTGCCCTGCTCCTGCAACGGACACTCTGACGCCTGCGACGCCGAAGGAATATGCCTG AACTGCAAGCACAACACGCAGGGTGACCAGTGCGAGATGTGCGCGGACGGGTACAGGGGTGACTCCACCAGGGGAACGCCTAACGACTGCCACTGGGCATTCGAGCCCTGCGACTGCTACGGACACTCCACCGAATGTGATTCCAGGGGACGATGTCAG AACTGTGATCACAACACGTACGGCGACAAGTGCCAGTACTGCAAGCCCGGGTTTACCGGTGACGGCCGGTTGGGCACGCCTGACGACTGCCAGCGGGTGACGTCACCCATCGATAGGGTCCCCTGCTTCTGCAACCGCCACTCCGACGTCTGTGACAACTTCGGACGGTGCCTT TACTGCCAGCACAACACAGAGGGCGACCAGTGCGAGCGGTGTGTGATGGGGTACTTCGGTGACGCCACGGAAGGCACGGCGGCAGACTGCAAGATGCTGGTGCCCTGCATGTGCCACCAGCACGCCAACGACTGCGACGAGATGGGCAGATGCATA GGTTGTCTCCACAACACAGAAGGAGATAAGTGCGAGAGGTGTAAGGAGGGGTTCGTGGGAGACGCTACCGAAGGCACGCCTGATGACTGCCGGCCCACTATCCCCTGCAAATGTAACGGGCACGCCAATGACTGCGACGCTAATGGAAAATGTATG aACTGCCTCCACAATACCCGGGGAGAGTTCTGTGAGCTGTGTAACATCGGTTTTTACGGCGACCCGTCCAGCGGAGATGTGGACGCCTGTAAAGAATGTCCCTGTCCGCTCACAACCAGGGAAAACAG GTTTGCCGAAACCTGTTTCCTAGACAGCGACaacaaacctacatgtagaaaTTGTAGAAGAGGACATCAAGGTCGAGACTGCGGAAA ATGTAAGCCCGGCTATATGGGGAACCCGTTCGTCATGAACGGAGGCTGTGTCCGGAGACCGTCAG GGTTTAGGTCCCAACCGAGAAGAATACCAGTACGAATCATCCCATGA